In Pedobacter sp. SL55, the following proteins share a genomic window:
- a CDS encoding NAD(P)/FAD-dependent oxidoreductase translates to MDYDAIIIGAGACGLMCAVQAGFLGKKVVVLEKKEKPGAKILISGGGRCNYTNIGATHEQFISANQHFVKSAFKQWTVEDTISFFETYGIYGTEKTLGQLFPDGKNAKDVVEVFTSLCAEMEQQIICNAEVISIDNDKEEYKVNYQLNGKTKTLTAPKLVIATGGLPIPKMGATDFALKFARKHQLNIVETAPALVPLTITGKDEAWFAQLSGNSVFCRVSNHEMSFEENILFTHWGLSGPAILQISSYWRRGQEIEIDLLPNQDIAELLSVERQKNGRIQLSTLLNRFYTKKFTDALGKFLPLTKPVADLTKAEMEVLEQTVHHFKVKPAGDKGYDKAEVMRGGIDTNEISSKTLECKKIPGLYFGGECVDVTGWLGGYNFQWAWASGFVIAQNL, encoded by the coding sequence ATGGATTACGATGCAATAATTATTGGCGCCGGCGCTTGCGGATTAATGTGTGCTGTGCAGGCTGGTTTCTTAGGGAAAAAAGTTGTTGTGCTCGAAAAAAAAGAAAAACCTGGTGCTAAAATCCTAATTTCTGGCGGTGGAAGATGTAATTATACCAATATTGGTGCTACACACGAACAGTTTATTTCTGCCAATCAACATTTTGTAAAATCTGCATTTAAACAATGGACAGTGGAAGACACCATCAGCTTTTTTGAAACCTATGGCATCTACGGAACTGAGAAAACTTTAGGTCAGCTGTTTCCCGATGGCAAAAATGCAAAAGATGTGGTAGAGGTTTTTACATCACTTTGTGCCGAAATGGAGCAGCAAATTATTTGCAACGCAGAAGTTATTTCCATTGACAATGATAAAGAAGAGTATAAAGTTAATTATCAACTCAATGGCAAAACAAAAACTTTAACCGCTCCTAAATTGGTAATCGCAACGGGAGGCTTACCTATCCCTAAAATGGGAGCTACCGATTTTGCTTTGAAATTTGCTCGAAAACACCAGTTGAATATTGTAGAAACTGCACCTGCGTTAGTTCCATTGACCATTACCGGTAAAGACGAAGCTTGGTTTGCTCAACTCTCGGGAAATTCAGTTTTTTGTAGGGTAAGTAACCATGAGATGAGTTTCGAAGAAAACATTTTATTTACACACTGGGGTTTAAGCGGCCCAGCGATTTTACAGATTTCTAGCTATTGGCGCAGAGGGCAAGAAATTGAAATTGACCTGCTACCAAATCAAGATATAGCTGAACTATTAAGTGTTGAACGTCAGAAAAATGGGCGTATTCAGTTATCAACTTTGTTGAATAGATTTTACACCAAAAAATTTACGGATGCGCTGGGCAAGTTTTTGCCATTAACTAAACCTGTAGCAGATTTAACAAAAGCAGAGATGGAGGTGCTAGAACAAACTGTTCATCACTTCAAAGTAAAACCAGCAGGAGATAAGGGCTATGATAAAGCCGAGGTAATGCGTGGCGGAATTGACACCAACGAGATTTCTTCTAAAACTTTAGAATGCAAAAAAATACCTGGGTTATATTTTGGTGGCGAGTGCGTAGATGTAACAGGATGGTTGGGTGGATATAATTTTCAATGGGCTTGGGCAAGCGGTTTTGTGATAGCGCAGAATTTGTAA
- a CDS encoding 5-(carboxyamino)imidazole ribonucleotide synthase yields MAKQISELKLGILGGGQLGRMLIQEAINYNLTTLVLDPDADAPCKHLANYFENGSITDYDTVYNFGKKADIITIEIEKVNVEALEQLEREGKQVYPQPRVIRLIQDKGVQKQFFKENDIPTAPFMLVNSQEDLSSGKFPFPYILKLRRDGYDGKGVMKINDANDVENAFDAPTLIEELVDFEKEIAVIVARNANGDVKTFPMVEMEFNPEANLVEFLISPSTYPESIQERAEKIAKDIAAALNITGILAVEMFVTKHGDILVNELAPRPHNSGHQTIEGNYVSQFAQHLRAIFNLPLGDTRSISNAIMVNVLGEKGHDGVAKYSGLEKIMSIEGVYVHLYGKKYTKPFRKMGHLTIVDQNREQAIEKARFVQQTLKVIS; encoded by the coding sequence ATGGCAAAACAGATTAGCGAGTTAAAACTAGGTATTTTAGGCGGCGGACAATTAGGCAGAATGTTAATTCAGGAAGCGATTAACTACAATTTAACCACTTTAGTGCTAGATCCAGATGCGGATGCTCCTTGTAAACACCTTGCCAATTATTTCGAAAATGGCTCTATCACCGATTACGATACGGTATATAATTTTGGAAAAAAAGCCGATATTATTACGATTGAAATTGAAAAGGTAAACGTTGAAGCGCTTGAGCAATTAGAGCGAGAAGGCAAGCAGGTTTATCCACAGCCTAGAGTGATTAGATTGATACAGGATAAGGGCGTGCAAAAGCAATTTTTTAAGGAAAACGACATTCCTACCGCTCCTTTTATGTTGGTTAATTCGCAAGAAGATTTAAGTAGTGGCAAATTCCCTTTTCCATATATTTTAAAGTTGCGTAGAGATGGTTACGATGGCAAAGGTGTAATGAAAATTAATGATGCTAATGACGTTGAAAATGCTTTTGATGCACCTACTTTAATAGAAGAGTTGGTAGATTTTGAAAAAGAAATTGCAGTAATTGTGGCTAGAAATGCCAATGGCGATGTAAAAACGTTTCCAATGGTAGAAATGGAGTTTAACCCCGAAGCTAACTTGGTAGAGTTCTTGATTTCGCCTTCTACCTATCCCGAAAGCATACAGGAAAGAGCCGAGAAAATTGCTAAAGATATTGCTGCGGCGTTAAATATTACTGGTATTTTGGCAGTAGAGATGTTTGTAACCAAGCATGGCGATATTTTAGTAAATGAACTAGCTCCTCGCCCACATAATAGCGGCCACCAAACTATTGAGGGTAATTACGTTTCGCAATTTGCACAACATTTACGTGCTATTTTTAACTTGCCATTGGGCGATACACGCTCTATTTCTAACGCCATTATGGTAAATGTTTTAGGCGAAAAAGGTCATGACGGTGTTGCTAAATACAGTGGATTGGAAAAAATCATGTCGATTGAAGGTGTTTACGTACATCTTTATGGCAAGAAATACACCAAGCCATTTCGTAAAATGGGCCACTTAACCATTGTAGATCAAAATCGTGAACAAGCGATTGAAAAAGCTAGGTTTGTGCAGCAAACGTTGAAAGTGATCTCGTAG
- the purE gene encoding 5-(carboxyamino)imidazole ribonucleotide mutase codes for MKVGIIMGSKSDLPVMQDAADICKEFGVDFEITVVSAHRTPDRMVQYAKEAAGRGIKVIIAGAGGAAHLPGMVASITTVPVIGVPVKSSNSIDGWDSILSILQMPNGIPVATVALNAAKNAGLLAVQILSTAKPELAEKMQTYKDDLRAKVEQTAAEMEG; via the coding sequence ATGAAAGTTGGTATTATCATGGGCAGCAAATCTGACTTGCCTGTAATGCAAGATGCGGCAGATATTTGCAAAGAATTTGGTGTTGATTTCGAAATTACGGTGGTGTCAGCACATCGCACTCCCGATAGAATGGTTCAATACGCAAAAGAAGCTGCTGGTCGTGGTATAAAAGTAATTATTGCTGGTGCTGGTGGTGCTGCACACTTACCAGGCATGGTAGCATCTATTACTACCGTTCCAGTAATCGGCGTTCCAGTAAAATCATCAAATTCTATTGATGGTTGGGATAGCATTTTATCCATATTGCAAATGCCAAACGGTATTCCGGTGGCTACGGTTGCTTTAAATGCGGCTAAAAACGCGGGATTATTGGCGGTTCAAATTCTATCTACTGCAAAGCCAGAACTAGCAGAAAAAATGCAAACTTACAAAGACGATTTAAGAGCAAAAGTTGAGCAAACTGCTGCCGAAATGGAAGGATAG
- the trpS gene encoding tryptophan--tRNA ligase translates to MKETVVSGIRSTGKLHLGNYYGAVKNFIKMQEEYNCYFFIADWHSLTTHPTPENLHGNIKNVLVDYLACGLNPEESTIYVQSDVPEIIELYLYLNMNAYLGELERATSFKDKVRASPDNVNAGLLTYPVLMAADILIHRATKVPVGKDQEQHLEMARTFGNRFNRLYNQEYFPEPYAFSYTEKLVKVPGLDGKGKMGKSEGDANCVYLSDTPEAIRKKVSRAVTDSGPTEENQEKPEAIQNLFDLMKIVSPADTLNHFDDLYNKMAIRYGDFKKQLAEDMIIATDPVREKINDIANDNAYLQKVARLGAEKARESAQKTIKEVRELIGFKSF, encoded by the coding sequence ATGAAAGAGACAGTTGTTAGTGGCATTAGATCCACAGGAAAGCTACATTTAGGTAACTATTACGGTGCGGTAAAAAACTTCATCAAGATGCAGGAAGAGTATAATTGCTATTTCTTCATTGCCGATTGGCATTCTTTAACAACACACCCTACTCCAGAAAATTTGCACGGAAACATCAAAAATGTATTGGTAGATTACTTAGCTTGCGGTTTAAACCCAGAAGAAAGCACCATTTACGTACAATCTGATGTGCCCGAAATCATAGAGTTATACTTGTACTTGAACATGAATGCCTATTTGGGCGAGCTAGAAAGAGCTACCTCATTTAAAGATAAGGTTCGTGCTAGTCCAGATAACGTAAATGCAGGTTTATTGACCTACCCCGTTTTAATGGCAGCAGATATTTTGATACATAGAGCTACTAAAGTTCCGGTAGGGAAAGATCAAGAACAGCATTTGGAAATGGCTCGTACCTTTGGCAATCGTTTTAACCGTTTGTACAACCAAGAATATTTCCCAGAGCCTTATGCTTTTAGTTATACCGAAAAGCTGGTAAAAGTACCTGGTTTAGATGGCAAAGGAAAAATGGGTAAATCTGAGGGCGATGCCAACTGCGTTTACCTTTCTGATACACCTGAGGCTATTCGCAAGAAAGTAAGTAGAGCAGTTACTGACAGCGGACCCACCGAAGAAAACCAAGAGAAGCCAGAAGCGATACAAAACTTATTTGATTTGATGAAAATTGTTTCGCCGGCAGATACTTTAAACCATTTCGATGATTTGTACAACAAAATGGCTATCCGTTATGGCGATTTTAAAAAACAATTGGCCGAAGACATGATTATCGCTACTGACCCAGTTAGGGAGAAAATTAACGATATTGCCAATGATAACGCATATTTGCAAAAAGTTGCTCGCTTAGGTGCCGAAAAAGCAAGAGAAAGTGCTCAAAAGACCATTAAAGAAGTACGCGAATTAATAGGTTTTAAAAGTTTTTAA
- a CDS encoding deoxynucleoside kinase, which translates to MHIAIVGNIGAGKTTLTGLLAKNYGWEALYEAVDNNPYLEDFYSDMKRWSFNLQIYFLNSRFQQIVEIDNNKRNVIQDRTIYEDAHIFADNLHEMGLMTTRDHDNYRAIFDNITSFIKPPDLLVYLRASVPTLVNNIQRRGREYEASIRIDYLSKLNEKYEAWIKNYNLGKLLILDKDKLDFTNNPEDLGAVIQSIEAEINGLF; encoded by the coding sequence ATGCATATAGCAATAGTTGGCAACATAGGTGCTGGAAAAACAACGTTAACAGGTTTGTTAGCAAAAAATTATGGATGGGAAGCACTTTATGAGGCTGTAGATAACAATCCCTACTTAGAGGATTTTTATAGCGATATGAAGCGTTGGAGTTTTAACCTACAAATTTATTTCTTGAATAGCCGTTTTCAGCAGATTGTAGAAATAGACAACAATAAACGTAACGTGATACAAGATCGTACCATTTACGAAGATGCACACATTTTTGCTGATAACTTGCACGAAATGGGCTTAATGACCACTCGTGATCACGATAACTACAGAGCTATTTTTGACAACATTACGTCTTTTATCAAACCGCCAGATTTGTTGGTTTACCTAAGAGCATCTGTACCTACTTTAGTAAACAATATACAACGCCGTGGCAGAGAATACGAAGCTAGTATACGTATTGATTATCTTTCTAAACTAAATGAGAAATACGAAGCTTGGATAAAAAATTACAACCTAGGAAAACTACTAATTTTAGATAAAGACAAGTTAGATTTCACTAACAATCCAGAAGACTTAGGGGCTGTAATTCAATCTATAGAAGCAGAAATTAACGGTTTGTTTTAA